Proteins from a single region of Deinococcus depolymerans:
- a CDS encoding FAD-binding oxidoreductase, with amino-acid sequence MSTEKLALTTNSDARKPAPAGGAHNALAADLTRLLGPRKVLSNLSERLNYRYDAIQFGATPLAVVLPESTGDVVAAVRAARAAGVPIVGRGAASGLSGGAAPTEPGLVISFTRMTRLTIHPERREAQAQAGVITLAVTEAARPHGLIYPPDPASFRTSTIGGNLAENAGGPMCFKYGVTGDYVRALSFVDADGEEHHVTRDAFDLAGLLIGSEGTLGLITEATLRLIPPAPHTRTLMAHFPEVGACAEAVSAAIAAGAVPSKLEFMDRACTNAVEDYLNLGLPRDAEAVLLVDTDGDDLDTVQGELQLVADACERAGGTVRRAATDAEGAALWRARRSVSPALGRIRPQRMNEDIVVPRSALPDVVREIRALGDASPFHLVQFGHIGDGNLHPNILFDPRKEDTHAVHDLAHDIALVAIRHGGVLSGEHGIGSMKRDFMTDAVDPATLKALWNVKRALDPHHALNPGKILPAEGVDR; translated from the coding sequence GTGAGCACGGAGAAACTCGCGCTGACCACGAATTCGGATGCCCGCAAGCCTGCCCCGGCAGGGGGGGCGCACAATGCCCTGGCCGCCGACCTCACGCGCCTGCTGGGGCCGCGCAAGGTTCTGTCGAACCTGTCCGAACGCCTGAACTACCGCTACGACGCCATCCAGTTCGGTGCCACGCCGCTGGCGGTCGTACTGCCTGAAAGTACCGGGGACGTGGTGGCGGCCGTGCGGGCAGCGCGGGCAGCGGGCGTGCCCATCGTGGGGCGCGGCGCGGCCAGCGGCCTGTCGGGCGGCGCGGCCCCCACGGAACCCGGACTGGTGATCTCTTTTACGCGCATGACCCGCCTGACCATCCACCCCGAGCGGCGTGAGGCGCAGGCGCAGGCGGGCGTGATCACCCTGGCCGTCACCGAGGCCGCCAGACCGCACGGCCTGATCTACCCGCCGGACCCCGCCAGTTTCCGCACGAGCACCATCGGCGGGAACCTCGCGGAGAACGCGGGCGGCCCCATGTGCTTCAAGTACGGCGTGACCGGCGATTACGTCCGCGCCCTCAGCTTCGTGGACGCCGACGGCGAGGAGCACCACGTCACCCGCGACGCCTTCGACCTCGCCGGACTGCTGATCGGCTCCGAGGGCACCCTGGGCCTGATCACCGAGGCCACCCTGCGCCTGATCCCGCCCGCCCCGCACACCCGCACCCTCATGGCGCACTTCCCCGAGGTCGGCGCGTGCGCCGAGGCCGTCAGCGCTGCCATCGCCGCCGGGGCCGTGCCCAGCAAACTGGAGTTCATGGACCGCGCCTGCACGAACGCCGTCGAGGACTACCTGAACCTCGGCCTGCCCCGTGACGCCGAGGCGGTGCTGCTGGTCGACACTGACGGAGACGACCTGGACACCGTGCAGGGCGAACTGCAACTCGTGGCCGACGCCTGCGAACGCGCCGGAGGCACCGTGCGCCGCGCCGCCACCGACGCCGAGGGGGCCGCCCTGTGGCGCGCGCGGCGCAGCGTCAGCCCCGCCCTGGGCCGCATCCGCCCGCAACGCATGAACGAGGACATCGTCGTGCCCCGCTCGGCCCTCCCGGACGTGGTCCGCGAGATCCGCGCTCTCGGCGACGCCAGCCCCTTCCACCTCGTGCAGTTCGGGCACATCGGGGACGGGAACCTGCACCCCAACATCCTGTTCGACCCCCGCAAGGAAGACACCCACGCCGTTCACGACCTCGCGCACGACATCGCCCTCGTCGCCATCCGCCACGGCGGCGTCCTGAGCGGCGAGCACGGCATCGGCTCCATGAAACGCGACTTCATGACCGACGCCGTCGACCC